The DNA segment ggggaagaggaagcagggGGGTAACATATGCTCAGGGTATCCCCCTGTCTACTCTTTCCCAAGGAGAGGAGCTTATCACCCATCCTGTGTTCACTCTCTGAGTGTCCTCTGGCCCTTCTCACCCAGCATCCTGGTTCCTGGGCTCTCTCTGCAAATCCCCCATCAGATTGCTGTCTCTTGTCACCCTCTGGGTGTGACACTGAACCCAGTGTGGATCCCTCAGACAGGATGGGCCGGAGAGCTCCAGTTCCAGCAGCTCCAGGACCTGCTCCTTGGTGGGCATCTCTTGCTTTAACCACTGATGGCACACTCTCCAGAGGTGGCTAAGAGCCTCTCTGGCGCAGCCACCCTTCCTGGCAGAGGGGCCTAGTGCACTGACAGCAGTGTTTCAGGACCAGGATGGTGGGCTTGCAGGTTCGATTCCCGCCTCCAGGTGGTATCTTTTATCAGGGGGCTCTCCAGTTCTGGAGGATGGGGAGTTCCAGGGCACCCAAGTTTGCAAGCATCTTATGGCTCAGGGGATAGCTTCGTACCAGCTGGGACTGAACTGAATCTGGGAATGTCACACCCTGTCTCTCTGTGGGGTGTGGTTGGGCATCTGGGTTCTCCAATTTCTGTTTTTCCCTGGAAACAGTACCAGGTGAGTAGGAAAAGCTTACTATGTGTGGGGTCAGCTGACACATTACCTGAGGCCCTTGTTATGTTCTCTGTTAGGACCCTGTGCCCTTTCCACAAGCCTCCAACCAATGAAGTCCAGTCGGTGTTTAGCTCTCAGCTCTTCTTTCTGGCCAGGTGCGACCCCTCTCACAGCATAACATACCTCTTCTCGATCACACTGAACACAGCTGCACTGTCACCCTCACTTGtgatgaacacgtctccctagaAAGTTTAGGAAAACTGTAAACTCATGAGAGGCAAGCAATCTCTCCACAAAGCTACCAACCATCAAGTCACCCAAACTGGAAACTTCCAAGTCATCTTTGACTCCCTGCTTTCTCACCCCACCAAAGAGTCACCTTTTCCTCCTCAATCTGTCTTGAAGCCCCACCATCTTCCTCATTCCCGTGACCCCTAGTGAGGGCCCTCATCTCTCACTCGCTTTATTGCAACAgcctcctgagtgtctgttgtctCCAAGCTTGTCCCAGTCTGCAGCGTCTGGCTATGGTCATCCCCACAACGTCAAAACCCTGTCCCTGCCTTGCTGTCAACCCGGGGCAGTGCTGTTGGGTAAGggtggagacagagagaagtCAGCTTTGAGAGATATTTTTGAGGTAGAATCCACAGGACTTGATGATTGAAAGTTTGAGGAGTAGAGGAGGGAGTGTGTGTTAGTAGCATGAGCAATTGTGTGGATGTGGCGCCACATACTGGAGGCAGACAGATGAAGGACTAaaggcatgggacttccctggtggcgcagtggttgagaatctgcctgccagtgcaggggacgtgggtttgagtcctggtttgagtgcgggaagatcccacatgccgcagagcaactaagcctgtgagccacaactactgagcctgtgctctagagcctgcgagccacaactactgagcccgcatgccacaactaatgaagtacgcgtgcctagagcccgtgctccactacaaaagaaaccaccacaatgagaagcccgcgcactgcaacaaaaagtagcccctactggggcttccctggtggcgcagtggttgagagtccgcctgccgatgcaggggatatgggttcgtgccccggtccgggaggatcccacatgccgcggagcggctgggcccatgagccgtggccgtgagtctgcgcgtccagatcctgtgcgccgcaacgggagaggccacaacagtgagaggcctgcgtacagcaaaaaaaaaaaaaaaaggtagcccCTACTcacttcaactagagaaagcccgcgcacagcaagacccaacacagccaaaaataaatattttttttaaaaaaaaaggactaaaggCATGAGTTCGGTTTTGggcatgtgtttgttttttgtttgtttgcttgtttgaatttttttggagtatagttgatttacaacattttgttagtttcaggttacagcgaagtgattcagttatacatatacatttttcattcttttttagattattttctcatataggttatcacagaatactgaatagttccctgtgctatacacacaGGTCCTTGTCAGTTACCTATCTTATATGTaggagtgtgtgtatgttaatcccaagctcctgatttatccctaccctctccccacgtttcccctttggtaaccgtttGTTTTTGAtacctgtgaatctgtttctgttttgtaaataagttcaatcgtatcattttttaaaattagagtccacatatgagtgatatcatatatttgtctttctctgtcttacttcacttaacatgataatctctagatccatccatgttgctgcaaatggcattatttcgttcttttttatggctgagtaatattctattgggCATGTGTTTTCATGCCTCAGAGACACCAAAGGAAgatctcttggggcttccctggtggtgcagtggttgagagtccgcctgccgatgcagggaacacgggttcgtgccccggtccgggaagatcccacatgccgcgtagcagctgggcccgtgagccatggccgctgagcctgcgcgtccagagcctgtgctccgcaacgggagagaccacgacagtgagaggcccgcgtagcgcaaaaaaaaaaaatctctcttttgCACTTGAATACAGGCATCTAGAGtgcaggagagaagaaaaattggGGCTAGACATAAAGTGAGGTGCTTGTAGTCATGGAAGTGGCTAAGCTCGCTTGGGAGTTGGGGCGggaaagggggagtggggagtaTGGATTCAGGTGATCCCAAGATACACTCTGACCAAAAGCATGTTAGAATTTGGCTGTGGAGTACACAGAAATCAGGTGAGGAGACTGGCGCTGGTTCCAGAGAGAAGTGTCGacgtttaaaacaacacacaacTTAAAAGTTGTCAGTCAAGTTTATTCAttgtcttactgaggactacagctagggagacagcctctcagatagctctgagaaactgttctgaaGAAATTAGGAGGGGGATATATGTGATTTTGACGAAGAGGTATGCAGCACGCCCCTAGGTAGAAGGTTACTGCTATTCACAAGGAACAGATATCTCAGTAATGCTTTTAGTGCTTTTCCAAGTATGGGacgatgcaagaatctgggttcataaaattttctccttaaaatatcTCACTCTCTGAAGGCCTgctctgccagttttcccagagcacagagtgcctcattcctgaccttcgccctgaattcctttcgggttgtgttgaaggtcagtgactGCAATGGCTAACGACTCAAGCCTTGCAGAACTGGACAGGCAGCGACACTCTTTAGTTGGTAGAAGGCACTCTACCCAGGACAAGTGAGAAGCTCAAAGCGTCCCTTTCAAGTTAAGAGACAAACAGGGCGAGCCCATAGCTTCGCGTTGCCAAAGTAGAGTTAGGGCCCAGGAGGTAGCGCCGGGCTCCTTTTCCCGTCACCAGTGCGAGATTCGGGATGGCCCACCCGCGTAACCTTCCCGCTGGTGCGGAGGGAGAGACCAGAGGAGCCCTCCGCAGACGCTCTCACCCGCTCCGCTCGGGTTCTGCAGAGGCCGCCTCTCGTTGGGTGGCGGAGGTGGGCTGGGAGCCTGGCCGAGCAACACGGCCGCTACAGGAACGCGCAGCTCTGCCGCCGGAATAGGGCGACGGAAGTAAGCGTAGGACTTTCGATTCCCAGCCTTGTGGGCCGCTCTAGCGCGTCTCGTCTCGTTGGTGTTTCCGCCGGCCTGCGCTGCCGGTGGCCGAGCGCCGCAAGGTCTCCCAGGCCTCGCAAAGCCTTCTGGGAGCCTTACTCCACGAGTCCTCAGCTCCAACCCCCGCTCCAGACGGCGGCCCACGCAGGGCTTTGGTGGCCTGCGTGGCCGGAGGTATAGCCGTCGTGGAGCAAAGATTGGAAGGGAAGATGACGTCTAACGCCGTCTCCCGGGAGCTGTGCTGGAGTTTTCTTCTGACTTCGGCGAGCAAAAGATTTTACCTCCATTATTAAACGGCTTAAGTCACTCATTAACCCCTTCCAAGCCACAATCCTGCCACACAATGTCACAACTCATTGGTATCTCAAACTactaaagtgtaaaaaaaaaattttaaagttcacttcattgtcatcatcataaaaaagcatttattagaTGCCAAATTGCACATCAGACAGTAATCACTGCCCAGTGAGAGCTTGAACTCTAGAGCTAAGACTGATGAGAATACaccaaaaactgtaaaatccaaaCATTAAACAAACAGCACAAGTGCCTCCAATAAACATATTACTTCTAAGGTATCCAAAGGAACTAGAGATTGCAGCATATTCTCAGGTTTATATAActgtatatttatatcatatcCCCACACTCCCTAGATTGTTAATACAAAGAAGGCTgtcaaaaaataagacaaaacaccTGTAGTCAGGCCGTGAAAAGATGGATAATGGTCATCCTGATATCAGATCAATAGCTCTATCTACAAAACTAAAACAGATGAATATAAACACTTCTAATGAAGATTATTTAGTTACTTTTTAAACAGATGTCCAAGCAAAAACATTTTCCAACGGAAATCCTATAGGCTTAGCAAGTTTAATGAACTTTCAAATAGACTCTTTATTCAGATAAACTATAACCTGCTTAGTACACATATGCAGTAAATTGTCAGATTACTTTGAGCAAAATCTGCAGTATCAGATTGTATGACATGCTGCAGTCATCAGAACAATGCCACTTAATTATATGGAATCACAGGAGTCAAAGACTCAGAACAGCATTTGCTGTGAAATGTCActtgtttttagttttaactCCCTGAATTACTGGGTTAGTCATTTTCTATGTTAAATGCAGAGATGTGAATAGACTATTACCTACTGCAACAACGCTGTAAACAAAACTATTTTGAGTTCAACTCCTTCAAGAATAACAATTAAATTCCACAGTTTCTTTAATTACAAAATGTAAACTGTTAACATCTGCATGCTATTGGAATAATGCTGTTTCATCAATGATGTATGTTAGAGAACCTGATAGTCCAGCAATCACATTAAGGACTTTAATACACATTTTCATCACTGcatcaacaacaaaaccaaagaaatttGTTCAACAATTGAATTCTTCAGTACAAAGTTTTCACTCTGCCCGTGTCAACATCCATGCTGCAAAATGTTGTGAACCAACTGTTCCTAGCAATAACCTCCTGCATTTAGTTTTTCATCCCTATATTAACTTTCATCCAAGTATTCATTGAAAGTAACATGGTAGGCTAATGATGTCTCTAAATTAATGACCATCTGTAGAATCTGTCAGTTAACACTGTAAATAGAAGGTGAAAAATCCATCTGTATAAAACCAGCATGGGTCTCACTGATGAATACTGACCGCTTCCTTCAACTCCTTGGGCTCAGAGCAGCTCGAATTACATCCAGCAAATGGATTTAGGTGCAAGTGCACAATAAAGCAACAACTGAAAAGATGCCTCTTTCACAGTAGCTGAcactcagggatttttttttcctccgcaTAACAATCATTAACAATATTACACCAAAAAGGCATTTTAATTATACTCATGTATATATTAATGTCTttgtaaaagatatttttctaatcTCTTATGGAGGTTTGGCATAATCTTccaaaatctagaaaataaaaatgtaaaaactgaagTTAATTGTGAAGAAAACCTCATCTGGAAAGGTAACTTCCCATGCTGAGTGCAGAACGTCATTTATGGTATGAATTTTCACCTTCCCCTGTACTTTCTTAGGAACAAAGGAAAGGATGACAGCTTCCATGTTTCAGGTCAGCGCCACTCTGTCCACATGCCTTCTAAAATAGTCTTCTCTACTTCTTTCTGCAGCAACTCTGCTACTCTTTCCCAATTGGGACCTCTTTCCCAATTTCATCCCCGACCCTGCAACTCTTCAGTTAACTGAAATATGggagcccctactatgtgccaatgGTACACTGTGCCAGCTGCTCCCACGGAAGGCAGAAGCAGGAAAGCAGGGAGGCAGTACTTTATGATATTTAGCAAAGGTCTTTATATCCCAGAGCTGGCTGATAAGAAACCTAACTGGAGACCATCTTTCTACACAATTCTAAACACCTCAGACAGAGAGACTTGTTGAAGAACCTATAGGAGACCTCGCTTTTTTATTTGAGACCCCAAAGGCCCGGCAGACTGGTGTCCTGTATCCTAAGAGTGGAGACATCGGAAACAATGAGCCAAGTGTGACCTTGACATACAGAGCACAGGGTCTCAACTGTGGATCTGCAAACAAGAagcaaaagaagaaggaggaaaagggggaaaggagTGGGTGAGCTGGGTTAGGGCTATTGGTTTCCCTTTTCCTCACCAACAGAATCTTCCTGCCTCTAATCACTGTTAAGAACTTACAGCAGTAGCCAGCACCTTTTTGTACATTCAGTTCTCAATCTGCTGTTCAGTAGAAAGACCCTACCTTCCAGGTACTACTTTCCTCCAATTAGTCCTAAAGAGGTCTATTATTACTCCTGAGGTTTCCCAGTGATAATCCCATTTTAGTAAATGCCATACTTTTATACCATTTATATAGAATAAGACCATTCTCACATCCCAATCAAAAACCCCTTTAAATGCTGCTTTGCTGATAGGTATACAATTTTGCTTTAAAGAGAAATTCCACATGAATGTAACATTTACAAGATCCCCTGGTTCTTTAACATTAATAACCATTCCATTTAACAATATTTTGCTCCAGTATTTACATGTAACAGCAGTATCTAAAGACCTatatattttcaagtattttgatTAAGTTCTAACAATTTTCTATATGTATCTTTCTTTGGATATGAGgaagaaaaacttttttcttaaaccaaACTCAACTAAAacctaaactaaactaaaactaCACTCTGTAGAGTTTGCAATCTGATTATAGGGATGGAGTTTGAACCTCAAGTCCTGAACAGTCTTTCAGTTGCTTTGTAACCATATACGTAAGTCAGGCTTGGGATGAAGCACTAAGGGAGTGCTTTGGAATCACTAAGTGTGATTCCAAATACTTGAATCACAAAGGCCAGTGGCATCAGATCTGAGAATGGATACTAACTTCACGGATACTAACAGCCACCTCGACACTAACTAGTCCAACCCATTTGGGAACACTTcacatggaaggaaaaaagcttCCAAACCCCTCCAGAAATTCATATGTAAAACAATAATCTCATACAAACATTACATTCTGATtgttacagcaaaaaaaaaaaaaaagtataaaatatatataaaggtaCTTACTTTCCTAGATCCTAGATCTGCAGAactagcaaataaataaatttgccttctaaaacttacttaaaaatcatgtaaacaaaattaaaagaactcTAGCAATAACCTTCATTTTAgtgaaaactgaattttttttttataagttctGTATCTTTCTCCGGctcatacaaatggaatctgGATAGTAACTGAGCTACTGAGTTAGAATTCTGGCTTtgttcagtagctgtgacactgACTATACTTCCTCgattataaaacagaaatcatGGTGCCTAAATCAAGGTTgtggtgaaaattaaatgatatgTTATATGGAATGtgtgtaaaatgcttagcacagtacctggcacataaagGGTAATTGTGCCCCAGTTTTCAGTATAAATACTGAGAAGCACAAGCATTAATGAAAACTTGCTATATTTACGTGGTGTTTTGCGCATGGATTTGCTGATGGACAATGAGATGTGTTTTCAACCTGAAACTTTTCCCACACATGGTACATTTAAAAGGTTCTCCTGTGTGGTTCTTCTGGTGGCATGCAAGCTTTGAGTCCAAAATAAAACATTCTGCACAGGGTTTGCATTTATGGGGCTTTTCCCCTCTGTGAATGCTTTGATGGGAGATAAGCTCAGAGATACGAAGAAAGGTCAGTGAACACTCAGGACGCTTTAAGGGTTCGAATTTTGAGAATGAAAGCAAATTTTCCCCGCAGTCGCTGCAGTGTTCAGGGTTGTCCTCGTGGCCCCACTCGGGGAGGGCCAAGTGCGAGGGCTGCCCAAAGCATTTCCTGCTCAGACTGCATGGGTGCCGGCTGGCTGACCCGTGCCTTTTCTCAGGCAAAGCCAGATTTGTTTTCTGACCAAAATATTTACCACAGGCTTTTTTGGCAGTGTGGGTTTTCTGATGCTGTGCCAATCCTGGGAGCCACATGAAACCTCTTCCACATATGCCACAGGTGTAGGGTTTCTCCTTTACATGGATATTCATGTGCCGAGACAGATGTGAGTGCTGGCGGAAGCTGCCGCCGCACTCGGCACACTTAAACGGTTTCTCGCCGGTGTGGATTCGCTGGTGTGTTCTCAAGTTGGctctgtgattgaaaatcttctcCCAGTCACCACATTTATACTTTTTCTCTCCTGAATGCGTTTTCTGATGCAAAACAGGGTATGAGCTATCACTGAAGCTTTGGTCACATTCAGGACACTTGTATGAATTTTTGGCTTCTTCCCCAGGAAATTCAAGAATTTCAGAAAGTGCTCTGGTTCCTAAACACTGAGATAGTTCTATCAAAGGGGTGTGGTTTTCAATGGTAACTAAAAGGCTTATGAAACTTTTCTTGCAAGCAGGAGTTCTACCTGACATTTTCCTTTCAAGGTTTCCAACTCCATGCTCAGAGGATTTTTCTGGGTAATAGACAAGGGGCACAGCAATGGAGTATTTTTCTAGGGCAAGCTCTTCAAGTCCCATAGATTCTAGCCTTAGCTTCTGATTAATCTCAATCTTGCCTTCTCCTCCtgttgataaaaacaaaacaaagcaaaacataaacaCCCTCAAGTAGTACTGGGGAAAACAAACTAGTTACACAGGGGACCAGGAAGCTGTAGGATGGCTGACAAAACTCAGGCCTGCCCAAAAGcattagtttttaatattttcccaaatattcttttttctttttttggcagtacgcgggcctctcactgttgtggcctctcccgttgcggagcacaggctctggatgcgcaggctcagtggccacggctcacgggcccagccgctccgcggcatgtgggatcttcccgaaccggggcacgaacccatatcccctgcatcggcaggcggactctcaaccactgcgccaccagggaagcccccaaatagtCTTAATTTATAAAGCCAATATATTAATCCAAAAGGGATCTTTCCTTCCAAAGCAACAGCCCTATGACTGCCCCAGCTCACTGCCTGGAAAGGGTTTCTGGGCTGCAGGGCAGTGTGTGGAAATCCAGTCTTCAGTGGTTTTGCTGATTCAAGGAGACCGAGTTCAGGAATGCCAAGGCTGCTAGAATTTGACAGCAAAATACCAGAGAAGAGGCAGATGCCCAGGCAGAGATCTCTGGGC comes from the Delphinus delphis chromosome 15, mDelDel1.2, whole genome shotgun sequence genome and includes:
- the ZNF597 gene encoding zinc finger protein 597 isoform X1, which codes for MASTLSTSGAQGPVLFEDLAVYFSQEECVSQHPAQRSRSRDTPQECLEDMALMGGEGKIEINQKLRLESMGLEELALEKYSIAVPLVYYPEKSSEHGVGNLERKMSGRTPACKKSFISLLVTIENHTPLIELSQCLGTRALSEILEFPGEEAKNSYKCPECDQSFSDSSYPVLHQKTHSGEKKYKCGDWEKIFNHRANLRTHQRIHTGEKPFKCAECGGSFRQHSHLSRHMNIHVKEKPYTCGICGRGFMWLPGLAQHQKTHTAKKACGKYFGQKTNLALPEKRHGSASRHPCSLSRKCFGQPSHLALPEWGHEDNPEHCSDCGENLLSFSKFEPLKRPECSLTFLRISELISHQSIHRGEKPHKCKPCAECFILDSKLACHQKNHTGEPFKCTMCGKSFRLKTHLIVHQQIHAQNTT
- the ZNF597 gene encoding zinc finger protein 597 isoform X2, translated to MRGGACRSLAAELAPPSTIFSLPRSVAKSLWRLENTTTSQHGIHTLYIRGPGGEGKIEINQKLRLESMGLEELALEKYSIAVPLVYYPEKSSEHGVGNLERKMSGRTPACKKSFISLLVTIENHTPLIELSQCLGTRALSEILEFPGEEAKNSYKCPECDQSFSDSSYPVLHQKTHSGEKKYKCGDWEKIFNHRANLRTHQRIHTGEKPFKCAECGGSFRQHSHLSRHMNIHVKEKPYTCGICGRGFMWLPGLAQHQKTHTAKKACGKYFGQKTNLALPEKRHGSASRHPCSLSRKCFGQPSHLALPEWGHEDNPEHCSDCGENLLSFSKFEPLKRPECSLTFLRISELISHQSIHRGEKPHKCKPCAECFILDSKLACHQKNHTGEPFKCTMCGKSFRLKTHLIVHQQIHAQNTT